A stretch of the Rosa rugosa chromosome 5, drRosRugo1.1, whole genome shotgun sequence genome encodes the following:
- the LOC133707925 gene encoding uncharacterized protein LOC133707925 isoform X3 yields MTSMAAIPAQFQMGFLLSFLELWSLEISEMEISPGRTWGSTVRETKSPRPSTAHPRKSKPGPRLATVAVSRFTALGCVELAFLFLLPWSITFCHRLLFLMTKSEGLLVLLVRSPLSDSERRENREREGESESSVDKRPSFLLSLFPLLPPKPNNSSFISFDNFDSGRIRTHNSTKQGQDSAAPTPATPSSNRCLLRNPE; encoded by the exons ATGACCTCAATGGCGGCGATCCCGGCGCAGTTCCAGATGGGGTTCTTGCTCAGCTTCTTGGAGTTGTGGTCGCTGGAGATCTCGGAAATGGAGATCTCTCCGGGGAGGACTTGGGGATCGACGGTGAGGGAGACGAAGTCGCCGAGGCCGTCGACGGCGCATCCGAGGAAGTCAAAGCCGGGGCCGAGGTTGGCGACGGTGGCGGTGTCAAG ATTTACAGCCCTGGGATGTGTTGAATTGGCGTTTCTGTTCTTGCTACCTTGGTCAATTACATTTTGCCATCGTCTTCTGTTTTTGATGACAAAGAGTGAGGGACTGTTGGTATTATTGGTTAGATCGCCGCTATCTGATAGTGAGAGGagagaaaacagagagagagagggagagagtgagagttcaGTTGATAAGAG ACCGAgttttctcctctctcttttcCCCCTTCTGCCTCCTAAACCAAACAACAGCAGCTTCATCAG TTTCGATAACTTTGATTCCGGGAGGATACGG ACCCACAACTCTACCAAGCAAGGGCAGGACAGCGCAGCCCCAACTCCAGCGACTCCCAGCAGCAACCGTTGCTTACTCAGGAACCCAG AGTAA
- the LOC133707925 gene encoding uncharacterized protein LOC133707925 isoform X1, translating to MTSMAAIPAQFQMGFLLSFLELWSLEISEMEISPGRTWGSTVRETKSPRPSTAHPRKSKPGPRLATVAVSRFTALGCVELAFLFLLPWSITFCHRLLFLMTKSEGLLVLLVRSPLSDSERRENREREGESESSVDKRPSFLLSLFPLLPPKPNNSSFISFDNFDSGRIRTHNSTKQGQDSAAPTPATPSSNRCLLRNPELDFQQSKV from the exons ATGACCTCAATGGCGGCGATCCCGGCGCAGTTCCAGATGGGGTTCTTGCTCAGCTTCTTGGAGTTGTGGTCGCTGGAGATCTCGGAAATGGAGATCTCTCCGGGGAGGACTTGGGGATCGACGGTGAGGGAGACGAAGTCGCCGAGGCCGTCGACGGCGCATCCGAGGAAGTCAAAGCCGGGGCCGAGGTTGGCGACGGTGGCGGTGTCAAG ATTTACAGCCCTGGGATGTGTTGAATTGGCGTTTCTGTTCTTGCTACCTTGGTCAATTACATTTTGCCATCGTCTTCTGTTTTTGATGACAAAGAGTGAGGGACTGTTGGTATTATTGGTTAGATCGCCGCTATCTGATAGTGAGAGGagagaaaacagagagagagagggagagagtgagagttcaGTTGATAAGAG ACCGAgttttctcctctctcttttcCCCCTTCTGCCTCCTAAACCAAACAACAGCAGCTTCATCAG TTTCGATAACTTTGATTCCGGGAGGATACGG ACCCACAACTCTACCAAGCAAGGGCAGGACAGCGCAGCCCCAACTCCAGCGACTCCCAGCAGCAACCGTTGCTTACTCAGGAACCCAG AGCTTGATTTTCAACAGAGTAAGGTTTAA
- the LOC133707925 gene encoding uncharacterized protein LOC133707925 isoform X5, producing MTSMAAIPAQFQMGFLLSFLELWSLEISEMEISPGRTWGSTVRETKSPRPSTAHPRKSKPGPRLATVAVSRFTALGCVELAFLFLLPWSITFCHRLLFLMTKSEGLLVLLVRSPLSDSERRENREREGESESSVDKRPTTLPSKGRTAQPQLQRLPAATVAYSGTQSLIFNRVRFKIGS from the exons ATGACCTCAATGGCGGCGATCCCGGCGCAGTTCCAGATGGGGTTCTTGCTCAGCTTCTTGGAGTTGTGGTCGCTGGAGATCTCGGAAATGGAGATCTCTCCGGGGAGGACTTGGGGATCGACGGTGAGGGAGACGAAGTCGCCGAGGCCGTCGACGGCGCATCCGAGGAAGTCAAAGCCGGGGCCGAGGTTGGCGACGGTGGCGGTGTCAAG ATTTACAGCCCTGGGATGTGTTGAATTGGCGTTTCTGTTCTTGCTACCTTGGTCAATTACATTTTGCCATCGTCTTCTGTTTTTGATGACAAAGAGTGAGGGACTGTTGGTATTATTGGTTAGATCGCCGCTATCTGATAGTGAGAGGagagaaaacagagagagagagggagagagtgagagttcaGTTGATAAGAG ACCCACAACTCTACCAAGCAAGGGCAGGACAGCGCAGCCCCAACTCCAGCGACTCCCAGCAGCAACCGTTGCTTACTCAGGAACCCAG AGCTTGATTTTCAACAGAGTAAGGTTTAAGATTGGAAGTTGA
- the LOC133707925 gene encoding uncharacterized protein LOC133707925 isoform X7, protein MTSMAAIPAQFQMGFLLSFLELWSLEISEMEISPGRTWGSTVRETKSPRPSTAHPRKSKPGPRLATVAVSRFTALGCVELAFLFLLPWSITFCHRLLFLMTKSEGLLVLLVRSPLSDSERRENREREGESESSVDKRPTTLPSKGRTAQPQLQRLPAATVAYSGTQSKV, encoded by the exons ATGACCTCAATGGCGGCGATCCCGGCGCAGTTCCAGATGGGGTTCTTGCTCAGCTTCTTGGAGTTGTGGTCGCTGGAGATCTCGGAAATGGAGATCTCTCCGGGGAGGACTTGGGGATCGACGGTGAGGGAGACGAAGTCGCCGAGGCCGTCGACGGCGCATCCGAGGAAGTCAAAGCCGGGGCCGAGGTTGGCGACGGTGGCGGTGTCAAG ATTTACAGCCCTGGGATGTGTTGAATTGGCGTTTCTGTTCTTGCTACCTTGGTCAATTACATTTTGCCATCGTCTTCTGTTTTTGATGACAAAGAGTGAGGGACTGTTGGTATTATTGGTTAGATCGCCGCTATCTGATAGTGAGAGGagagaaaacagagagagagagggagagagtgagagttcaGTTGATAAGAG ACCCACAACTCTACCAAGCAAGGGCAGGACAGCGCAGCCCCAACTCCAGCGACTCCCAGCAGCAACCGTTGCTTACTCAGGAACCCAG AGTAAGGTTTAA
- the LOC133707925 gene encoding uncharacterized protein LOC133707925 isoform X2, with protein MTSMAAIPAQFQMGFLLSFLELWSLEISEMEISPGRTWGSTVRETKSPRPSTAHPRKSKPGPRLATVAVSRFTALGCVELAFLFLLPWSITFCHRLLFLMTKSEGLLVLLVRSPLSDSERRENREREGESESSVDKRPSFLLSLFPLLPPKPNNSSFIRPTTLPSKGRTAQPQLQRLPAATVAYSGTQSLIFNRVRFKIGS; from the exons ATGACCTCAATGGCGGCGATCCCGGCGCAGTTCCAGATGGGGTTCTTGCTCAGCTTCTTGGAGTTGTGGTCGCTGGAGATCTCGGAAATGGAGATCTCTCCGGGGAGGACTTGGGGATCGACGGTGAGGGAGACGAAGTCGCCGAGGCCGTCGACGGCGCATCCGAGGAAGTCAAAGCCGGGGCCGAGGTTGGCGACGGTGGCGGTGTCAAG ATTTACAGCCCTGGGATGTGTTGAATTGGCGTTTCTGTTCTTGCTACCTTGGTCAATTACATTTTGCCATCGTCTTCTGTTTTTGATGACAAAGAGTGAGGGACTGTTGGTATTATTGGTTAGATCGCCGCTATCTGATAGTGAGAGGagagaaaacagagagagagagggagagagtgagagttcaGTTGATAAGAG ACCGAgttttctcctctctcttttcCCCCTTCTGCCTCCTAAACCAAACAACAGCAGCTTCATCAG ACCCACAACTCTACCAAGCAAGGGCAGGACAGCGCAGCCCCAACTCCAGCGACTCCCAGCAGCAACCGTTGCTTACTCAGGAACCCAG AGCTTGATTTTCAACAGAGTAAGGTTTAAGATTGGAAGTTGA
- the LOC133707925 gene encoding uncharacterized protein LOC133707925 isoform X4, whose amino-acid sequence MTSMAAIPAQFQMGFLLSFLELWSLEISEMEISPGRTWGSTVRETKSPRPSTAHPRKSKPGPRLATVAVSRFTALGCVELAFLFLLPWSITFCHRLLFLMTKSEGLLVLLVRSPLSDSERRENREREGESESSVDKRPSFLLSLFPLLPPKPNNSSFIRPTTLPSKGRTAQPQLQRLPAATVAYSGTQSKV is encoded by the exons ATGACCTCAATGGCGGCGATCCCGGCGCAGTTCCAGATGGGGTTCTTGCTCAGCTTCTTGGAGTTGTGGTCGCTGGAGATCTCGGAAATGGAGATCTCTCCGGGGAGGACTTGGGGATCGACGGTGAGGGAGACGAAGTCGCCGAGGCCGTCGACGGCGCATCCGAGGAAGTCAAAGCCGGGGCCGAGGTTGGCGACGGTGGCGGTGTCAAG ATTTACAGCCCTGGGATGTGTTGAATTGGCGTTTCTGTTCTTGCTACCTTGGTCAATTACATTTTGCCATCGTCTTCTGTTTTTGATGACAAAGAGTGAGGGACTGTTGGTATTATTGGTTAGATCGCCGCTATCTGATAGTGAGAGGagagaaaacagagagagagagggagagagtgagagttcaGTTGATAAGAG ACCGAgttttctcctctctcttttcCCCCTTCTGCCTCCTAAACCAAACAACAGCAGCTTCATCAG ACCCACAACTCTACCAAGCAAGGGCAGGACAGCGCAGCCCCAACTCCAGCGACTCCCAGCAGCAACCGTTGCTTACTCAGGAACCCAG AGTAAGGTTTAA
- the LOC133707925 gene encoding uncharacterized protein LOC133707925 isoform X6 → MQQRRLASSGRPTGTDGSDFNYRMVVDSRYQKVADGKSRLYALILTQAVFQLIGVLYTFLFTSKGEGPDVIAISSIAIGSISLILGDLGRRRSRVTLLKVYMVASSIGVLLSIACVAKGNVTLEVFQTPTRWETHKFELLEAARTAIGFLVQIFTVSTITSLISNMSPPKRTS, encoded by the exons atgcagCAGAGAAGATTAGCATCATCAGGGAGGCCTACTGGAACAGATGGCTCAGATTTCAACTACCGCATGGTTGTTGACTCTC GGTATCAAAAAGTAGCTGATGGAAAATCTCGTCTCTATGCGCTTATTCTCACTCAG GCTGTCTTTCAGCTGATAGGAGTCCTATATACATTTCTTTTTACTTCCAAAGGGGAAGGTCCCGATGTGATTGCTATCTCTTCTATAGCTATTGGTTCAATTTCTTTGATACTTGGGGACTTGG GTCGAAGGCGTAGTCGAGTAACTTTGTTGAAAGTTTACATGGTTGCATCATCTATTGGAGTGCTTCTTTCCATTGCTTGTGTTGCCAAGGGGAATGTAACATTAGAG GTTTTCCAAACTCCCACTAGATGGGAAACACACAAGTTTGAACTTCTTGAGGCTGCTCGCACTGCAATTG GATTCCTGGTACAAATATTTACAGTGAGCACAATTACTTCTCTAATCAGTAACATGTCTCCACCGAAAAGAACCTCTTAG